The window AACATCCTCTCCTACGGCATCCTCTATTACACCTTCAGCGTGTTCGTGGAACCCATGGAGCACGAACTCGGCTGGAGCCGCGCCCAGACCAGCCTGGGGGCATCCATCGCCCTGCTCGTTTCCGGCATGATTGCCCCGCTGCTCGGCAAGTGGGTGGACCGCCACGGAGCACGGCTCTTGATGACCGCTGGAAGCATCTTCGGGACCCTCTTGATGTTCTTGTGGGCAAACGTGCACAACCTGTACCTGTATTACCTCCTGTGGGCCCTGATGGGCCTCGCATGGGGAGCCGTGCTCTATGAAGTGACTTTCACGGTGGTGTCCCAATGGTTCAAGAAAAACCGCTCCAAAGCCTTCCTCACCATCACCCTGATTGCCGGACTGGCCAGCACCGTCTTCATCCCCACAGCCACCTGGTTGCGCGACACCCTCGGCTGGCGTGAAGCCCTGCAGGTGCTCGGGGTGGTGTTGGGTCTGGGCACCATCCTTCCTCACTTCCTGGTGGTGCGCCGCAGGCCAGAGGACCTCGGTCTCACCGTCGATGGCCTTCCCGAGGAGTCTTCCACATCCACCCAGGCTACCCCCACCCTGAACGGAAAAACCGCCCTGAAAAGCCCGGTGTTCTGGTGGCTCACGGTGGGCTTCACCCTGCTGGCCTGCAACGTGGTGGCCCTCGGGGCGCACATGGTGCCGCTGCTGACCGAACGCGGATTTTCCAGCGGAATGGTGGCTGCAGCAGCAGGTGGTCTGGGTTTGATGGCGCTTCCCGGACGGGCCATTTTTGCTCCCCTCAGCAACAAAATGCCCACCCTGACCCTCACCATCGTCACCATCTTCTTGCAAGGTCTCGCCCTGCTGGTGCTGCTGAACGTTCCCGGCCTTGTGGGCTTGTGGACGTTTGTGGTGCTGCTGGGCATGAGCAACGGGGCAGCCACCCTTGCCCGGGCCAGCGTGATTGCAGAACTGTTTGACAGCAAATCCTACGGGGTGATCAACGGCACCATGGTGGCGATGTCATCGTGGCCCAAAGCCCTGTTCCCGGTGTTCATCGGGGTGCTCTACTCGGTGTGGCACGGCTACACCCCGGTGCTCTGGTTGATGGCAGGACTGTCCCTGCTGGCCTGCCTGACCGTGTGGTGGGCACAGAAAAGCAAAAACCAACCGGCCGCTCTGGCCGCTGGTGACTGAAACATTCCAGAACATTCCAGAGAAACACAAACCCCCCGATGAAACATCGGGGGGTTTGTGTGGTCAAACTGTTTCAAGTCGCATTTTGCGCACCAGGGTCACCCTGGACCACACACTGGCCACGCCGACCAGCACCCCGAGGAACACAAACAGGTACCTCTCGGAGAGCACGTCGCTGAGGTGACCCATCCCGAGGTAAATCACCAGCGATAGCAGGCCGAACATGGTGTTGAAGGTGGCATGCACCCGGCCCTGAAACTCGGGCAGCACCTGCTCTTGTGCCACGGTGACAAACAGGGAGTACACCGAGAAAGACAGCCCAATGAAAAAATACCCGACCATGGCCATCCACAGGGTGCCCGCCTGTGAGAACAGCAGCAGGCTGAAGGCCATGGTGATCAGTCCGGCGCTCATCACCATTCCGCGGCCTTTCTGCTGGACCATTTTGGGGATGAACACCCCGCCGAGCACCGCCCCGAGGGCGAAAGTGGCGTCAATGTACCCGGCGGCCTCGGGTCCAAGGTGGAGTTGGTGGCGTGTGAAGGGCACCAGCAGCACGTTGACGGTGTAGAGGCTCATCACCAGAAAGGCATTGATGATGTAAACGGTGATGATGTTTTTGTGGTTTTGGATGTATGAGAAGCCGTCCAGCAGGTCTTTTTTGAAGGTGGCTTTGGCCAGCACCGGCGCCTGACTGCGGTGGTACTGGAGTTGCGCGAGGAACACTGCAGAAAGCAGGAAACTGACGCTGTTGAGCACCATGGCAGCAGGTGCAGACACTGCTGCAATCAGCAGGCCGGAGACGGTGGCCCCCAGCCCAGTGCCGAGTTGCCCGGCGATGGATGCAGCGGAGTTGGTGTGCAGGAGTTGCTCTTTGGGGATCACGTCGCGCACCATGGCGCGGGTGGCGGGCTGAAAGACCTTGTCGCAGAAGGCCACCATGAACGACATCAAGTAGATGTGCCAGGGTTGCAGACCGTGGGTCCAGTACAGCACCGGCACCATCAGGATGATCAGGGCCCGCACGATGTCCATGGTGACGGCGATGTTTTTGCGGTTGAGCCGGTCCACGTACACGCCCATGAACGGTGAGAGGAACACGGTGGGGATGCTGGAGAAGAACAACACCCATCCCACTCCGGCAGCGGACCCGGTGAGTTGCAGGGCCAGCCAGCTGTTGGCGATGAATTGCACCCCATCGCCGATGCTGCTGAGGAACAGACCACTGACGTAATTGCGGCTGGGTTGGTGCTGCCAGACAGCCCTGAAGCCCATCAGGGTTGGCCTTCGAAGTACACCGGGCTGAGGAAACTGCCGTTGGCGTAGTTGATGATTTTGCTGCCACTGGCCGGGCTGGCCCGCAGGAAGGCACCGCTGAAAGTGCCGTTCATCATGAAGGCCCCGTACAGCAGGTTGAAGCTGTCCTCCTGAAATCCGGTTTGGGGGGACCATGCGACCAGCTGGCCTTGTGAAGGTTTGATTTGTTTTTGCAGGACGTGTCTCTCGCTGGATTTAAGGCGTTCGATGAGCGTTTGCTGCCAGGCTTGTGGGGTGAGGTCCTGTCCGAAGATCACCCCGAGTCCACCAAGACCATCGGTGGGTTTGAGCACCAGTTCGCCTTGCAGTTTTTGGGCTTCGGGGAGGTTCTCTTCGGTGAGCATGCGGGTCCACGGCAGGTGGTTTTCGATCACTTTGATTTCTTCATCGGTGAAGTGCCCGTGGTTTCTGGGGTCGCTCATCAGGGCAAGCATGGCTTTGGAGCCGTACATGCGGGTGCGGAAGTCCACCGGCATTTGAATCAGGCCTTTTTGCCAGGCTTCGATGACCAGCTTGACGTCTCTGGGGCTGTGCAGGATGTCCAGCAGGTTGAAAAACCGGTAGATGAAATCCAGTCTGGTGCTTCCGGCGTACAGTCCATCTTCTTGCAAGGTGAGGTCTCTGGGAGCACACACCTGAGCGGGAATGCCATGTTTTTCGGTGAGGTCGTGGGCATGCGGGCTGTACATGTGGAGGTATTTGTCCACGCTGTCCTGGGTGTCAAAAATGGCGGTTTGCCCCTGGGGTTTGTGGTGGTCTTGCAAGAATCCCTTCACCATCTCGGCCCACAGCCATGCGGATTCGTACCGCTGCTGGTGGGCTTTGAGGCTCTGGAATGCCGGGGTCTGGTCGAGGGAGCGAAAGATGTGGTCGATGTGGTGTCCGCCAATGGCGCTTCCGACGTTGAGTTCGGTGAGTTTCCAGCCGTCCTCGGTGTGGTAGAGGTCACCGCGCAGGAAGGTGCGGTTGTGCTGGGCGTTGTGTGGGTCGAGAAAGAGTTCGGTGATTTGTTCGCTGAATCCAGCGTACCGGGCAAGTTTCTGGTGGCTGCCTCCGAAGAGGCGGTCCTGGAGGGAGAACAGCAGGGTGTTGAGGGTCTGGTGGATGTGCCTGAGTTCCTGGTGTTGCATGGAGGTGAGCACCGGGGGTGTGACGATCAGGCGTTCTTTGGTGTGGAGGGTGCCGTCTTTGAGGTGTTGTTCGAGCACATTTTGAATGTTCTGCAGGTATTCCCTGGGGTGGCTGTGGTATTGCTCGAGGAAGGGTTGGTGGTGTGTGTGGGTGGCTGTGGTCATGGTTCCTCCGGGAACAAATGCATTGGTCTGTATTTTTATTCGCGAAACGAAATTTGTATACATTGAATCCCTTGTTTTGACCAAGGGAAAACCCTTGCTTTCTTTACATCTCTGCCATCTTGACACGGCAGCATCAGGGTCTTGCTTCCCATCATCTGGATTGCTGAATCCATGTCAAATAGGGGTTTTCCCTTATAAACGATCTTTGCCATGTGGGACGAAACTTGCCCTGGACCACAATTCGAATGTAACGAAATTTAGACTGGATCTAGACAAGTCTATGGACGCATTGAAGTATGTCTATGTAAATTCCCTGTATAAAACTTCACGGTATTCGCATCCCACTGCACCCCAGGAGACCACAATGCTGAACACACTCCTCGTGTCCGTCTACGAAGGCGGATACCAACCCATCACACTGGCATCCGCAGCCCGCACCATCAAAGACGCCGGATACCCCGTCACCATCCTCGACACCTATGTCGAAGGGGTCAACGAAGACAAACTGAGGACCCCCGAGCTGGTGGTGATCTCCCTGCCCCTCTTCGACGCCGTGCACCCCGGCATTGAAGTTGCCCGGCGGGTCAGGGAACTCAACAAAGACGCCCACATCACCTTCATCGGGCAACACGCCACCATCCACCAGAGCCGACTGGTTGGGCCATACGGTGACTCCGCCATCAGTGGCGACTGGGAAGAACCCCTGCTGCAACTGATCGAACAGCTCAGCGGCAAAACCCAGCACCCCGTCATTCCCGGACTGGCCAACGAAAACACCCTCACCCTGCAAGGTACAGTCAGCCCGGTCATCAACCGCAAGCACTTCAAAGTCCCGGACCGCACTGTGCTGCCCGACCTGAAAAAATACCCGAACCTGCAAATCAACAAACTGCTTGGAGCCGAACAGGTGGTGGGCAGCACCGAAATGGCCCGGGGATGCCACCACAAGTGCATGTACTGCTCGGTGTACGCCGCCTATGACGGCAAAGTCGGCCTGATTCCCCTCGAAGTGGTGGTGGAGGACGTGCAGAACCTGATGAAGATGGGCATGACCCACCTGACCTTCATTGATGCCGACTGGTTCAACGCCAAACACCACGGCATCCAGATCCTGCGCGAACTGCACAGCCGCTTCCCCAGTCTCACCTACGACATCACCACCCGGGTGGACCACATCCTCGAGAACGAGCACCTCATCCCAGAGCTCGAAACACTCGGGGTCAGGATCATCACCTCCGCTCTGGAATTTCCCAAAGAAGACATCCTGCGCATCTTCAACAAAGAAATCACCATGGAGCAAACCGAACAGGCCCTGAGGGTGATGCAAAAGAGTGGCATCAAACTCAACCCGACGTTCATCATGTACAACCCATGGATTGACGTTTCCGACCTGTCTCTGTTTCACGAATGGATCAAAAAAGTGGGTCTGGAAGACATTGTTGACCCGATCCAGTTTGAAACCCGCCTGTCAATCTACAAAGGCAGCCCCCTGCTGCAAACCAGAGAAGTCCAGCAGATGCAACTCGAAGAGCACGAATTCCACTACACCTGGAAGCACCAGGATCCCTGGGTGGATGAACTGTACCAGGCCAGCCTCACCCCCCTCGAAGATGGGGTCTTCAAGCGCTGCTGCCTCAAGTGCTGATTGAAGTGCTGAGCTGACGGAGAAAAAAACATGCTGAAAATGCCCGAAACCACCCAGAACCAGTACCAGCATTTCATCAACGAAGCCCTCACCTCCACCACCCTTCCCCTCCGCGAACAGGCCCTGATCCAACTCACCCTTGCCATCGCCAGCCACAACATGGAAGAGGTGCGTCAAGCGGTGCTCAGGGCCAAAAACGAAGGCATCACCACCGCTGAAATCGAACAGGTGACCGCTCTGGTGGTGGCCCAGCACACCCGCCGGGTGCTCGGAGAGTACGGCCAGCTGCAAGTCACCGAAGTGGCCGAATCCAGTTGCTGCAGGTGAAACCCATGAAAACAGACGCCATTGTGGTGCTGGGACGCCGTGACCTCACCGATGACCTGAGAACCATCCTCACCTTCAACCTGCCGGTGGTGCTGCTCAACCCCCACATCACCCTGCAAGACGCCCTGCTGGTTGACTGGCCCATCGAAGTGGACCTCAACGATGAACCAAAAGCCTTCCAGGCTCTGGAACGGGTGCGGGAACGCCACCACATCAAAACGGTGTTCACCATCAACCAGTACCGCCTGACCCTTGCTGCCAAAATGCGCGAACATCTCGGGATTTCGCACGGCATGTCCGTCAAAGCCGCCGAGCAGTCCGGCAGCAAAGTGCTCACCCGCAAAGTGCTCCAGGAGCACCACCTGAGTCCCATCGAATACCGGGTGGTCACCTCCCCTGCCGAGGCCCTCAAGGTGCTGCCCAACCTCACCTTGCCTGTCATCGTGAAACCCGCCAATGATGCAGGCAGCAACCTGGTGCAGAAATGCGAAACCATGGAAGAGGTGTGGGAGGCCGTCTCACGGATCCGCTCGCAAGGGCAGAACTGGGTCAACCAGCCCTTTGACCGTGAAATCCTGCTGGAAGAATTTCTGGAAGGCCCCGAGTACAGCGTGGAAGCCGCCAGTGACCAGAGCGAGACCCGCATCGTTGCCATCACCGAGAAGCACACCGTGGGAGCCATCGAAGCCGGGCATCTGGTGCCTGCTGCGCTGAACCCACAGGATCAAGAAGCCATCGGGCAACTGGTGGTCGATGTGCTGAACGCTCTGGGCATTCAAGACACCGTCACCCACACCGAAGTGAAACTCACCCCACAAGGCCCGAGGATCATCGAAGTGAACAGCCGGGTTGGCGGGGACCACATCCACGAACTGGTCCATCATGTCACCGGCACCCACCTGGTGCAGCTCTCCCTGCACCTGCACCTCGGGGGAACCCTCAGGGACCACCTGCCGGATCTGCCCCGCGCCCCCTCAGCCATGGCCCGTTTTCTGGTGGCTGAAGCGTCTGGCGTGTTCGATTACCAACCGGAAGCCCTGGAACACTCCGATCAGGTGGTCGGCTGGCACCTCACCCACCTGCCGGGCCGCACAGTGAAGCAAAGCACCAGCAATTACGACCGGTTGGGGTACTTCATCTGCCACGGTACACCTGACCAGAGTGCCCTAACCGTCGCCCATCAGGTCCTGCAGGACCTCCAACTCACCGTCAAACCACCCCAACTGACCTGAACGAAAGGAAACACCCATGACCACTGCAAATGCTGCCAACACCGTTCCTTGCTGCTCCGAAGAGAATGAAGCCCTCAGCCCCCAGATGCAGGCCATCCGTGACTTTTATGATGCTGCCGCTGCCGAAATGGACCCCAACTACCTTGCGGGCACCGACAAGTTCTCCCCCTCGGGTCCCACGCAGCGCATCAAAGACATGGTGCTCTCCAGCAGCAAAGTCCGCATCCTCGACATTGGTTGTGGGATGGGCACCACCCTGCTGGAACTCGTCGATGAGCACACCCGGGGCTTGCAGTTCATTGGGGTGGATTTCAGCACCCAGATGATCAAACGGGCCAAGGAGCGTGCTGCCAGCCTCGGTGATGTGCTGCGCCGCAAAGTGGGGTTTTTCACTGCCGATGCACAAGAACTCCCTTACATGGACGGCCAGTTTGACTTCGTGTACTCGGAGTGCGTTTACAACCTGGTGCCAGACCGCCAGCAGGCCCTCTCGGAAGTGTACCGGGTGCTGGCTGTGGGAGGGGTGTTCGTGTACACCGACTTCGTGGCATACCGTCCCGTCCCTGACGTCATCAAAAACGACCTGACCCTGGTGAGCGGTTGCCGTGCAGGCAGCGTCCCCATGAGTGAAAACATGCTGGCGCTGGAAAACCTCGGGTTTGTGGATTTCAAGATTGAAAACTTCACCGAAGACAAAAACCACCGTTACCAGCAAATGCGTGAAGAGAACGAAACCTACCGTCAGGAGTATGAGGACTTCAAACGGGAGAAACCCGAATCCCACCAGTTCCTGGAAGACGGCATCGGCTACTACCTGATTTCCGCTGTGAAACGCTGAATTTCACGCTTGCCGACAATTCCACAACGGGATTGTCGGACTTTTTTGAAGTTGAAGGAGACCTGTCATGTCCAAAATCAAAGTGATCACTCTGGGTGGGTTCCTGGGGGCCGGAAAGACCACCACCGCCATCACCACCATCGAGGCTTTGCGGGAGCAGGGCATCAAGGCGGTGTACATCGCCAACGATCAGGGGGACGGTCTGGTCGACCGGGCTTTGAGCGAAACCCGCAACGTCACCGCCGGTGAAGTCACCGGGGGGTGCTTTTGCTGCAAGTTTGAAGACCTGATGCAGACCATTGAAACCCTGGTGGCCGAACACCAACCAGAGGTGATTCTGGCCGAAGCGGTGGGCAGTTGCACCGACCTGATGGCCACCGTGATTCGCCCGTTGCAACAGTTCCACCAGGACCGTTTCGAAGTCGCACCGTACACTGTGTTGCTGGACGCCCAGCGTTACCAGGACATGAAAAAAATCATTGGCACCAAACTGCAGTACCTGTTTGCCAAGCAACTCGAAGAAGCCCAGGTGGTGGCCATCTCCAAACAGGATGTGCTGACCGACGCTGAAATCGAAGACCTCAAAGCCCAGGTGCAGGTCCTCGCCCCACAGGCAACGGTGCTGGCTTTTTCTTCGGTGACCCGCAAGGGACTGCCCGAGTTGCTCTCGGTGTGGACGGACCTGAACACCAGCTTGCTGCCCGGGCACAGTCTGGATGTGGATTACGACACCTACGCCGATGCCGAAGCCCTGCTGGGCTGGGTGAACATCACTGCCCAGATCCAGCCCACCGAGGGAGGCTTCCATCCCCACACCTGGAGTGAGACTTTCTTTGAGTGCCTCAAGCACGGCATCCAGCGCAACAACACCATCGTCGGGCACATCAAAATCCAGCTCAGCGACGTGCTGGGTCACACCAAAGCCAGCCTGGTCAGCACCCACGGAAGCCACCGCTATGACGTGCAGCACACCGGCAGCAGCGATGGGGTGAGTGCCTTGATCAACGCCCGAGCCGAGGCCAGCCCGGATGACCTGGTGCGACTGATCCAGATTTCCATCCAGTACGCCGATGAGACCTGCCAGACCACCACCGAAGTGGGGGACCTTGCAGCTTTCCGTCCCGGTTACCCCACCCCGGTGCACCGCATCGTCACGGAGGTTTGAATGAAGCGCTTCCGTCTGTACACCTCTGAATCCGTCACCGAAGGCCACCCCGACAAAGTCGCAGACCGCATTTCCGACAGCATCCTGGATGCCTTGATCATGCAAGACCCCCAATCGAGGGTGGCGGCAGAAACCCTGCTCGGGCGGGGACTCGTCACCATTGCCGGTGAAGTCACCACCCGGGGATACGTGGACACCGCACGGCTGGTCCGGGACACCCTCAGGGACATCGGTTACGACGAGGCCAGTTTCGGCATGGATCCCGAGCAGGTCGGGGTGACCTCCCTCCTGTCCAGCCAATCCCCCGAGATTGCCTCTGGCGTGAACCGCAGTTGGGAAGCCCGAAATGGGGACACCAGCGTGTTCTCCCAGCGTGGAGCTGGAGACCAGGGTTTGATGTTCGGTTACGCCACCAACGAAACCGAAGAGTTGATGCCTGCACCTCTGGCCATTGCCCACCGCATCACCCGCAAACTCGCAGAACTCCGCAAAAACCGCACCCTGCCTTACCTGAGACCGGACGGCAAAGCCCAGGTGACGTTGCGGTACCACGAGGTCGCTGGTCGCCTGCTGCCCCATGCGGTGGACACCGTGGTGGTCTCCACCCAGCACTCCAGTGAAGTTCTGCAAAGCCAGATCGAACGGGACGTGATCGAGCAGGTGGTGCTCCCGGTGATTCCAGAGGGCCTTTCCACCCAGCACACCCAGTACTTCATCAACCCCTCGGGCAGTTTCATTCTGGGTGGCCCTTACGCCGACGCGGGCCTCACTGGACGCAAGATCATCGTGGACACCTACGGCGGAGCTGTCCCACACGGAGGGGGTGCCTTCTCGGGCAAAGACCCCACCAAAGTGGACCGCAGCGCTGCTTACTACGCCCGTTACATCGCCAAGAACCTCGTGGCTGCGGGCCTTGCTGACAAGGCTCTGGTGGAAATTGCATATGCCATCGGCAAAGCCCGTCCGGTGTCCCTCAGGGTGGATTCTTACGGCACCGGAACAGTCAGCGATCTGGACCTCGCCCACTGGGTGGAACAGCACTTCGATGCCCGCCCTGCCCAGATCATCCATGAATTGCAACTTGAACGTCCCATTTACGCCCAAACCGCCGCCTACGGCCACTTCGGACGCCCGGAGTTCCCCTGGGAGAACACCACCAAGCGTCAAAGTTTGACCACAGCACAGGTCATCCAAGGAGAAAAGTAAATGCTCGAACGCACCCAGGACACCCCACAAGCCGTTCCGAACGATCCCAAGAAATCCAGTTGGACCGCC of the Deinococcus misasensis DSM 22328 genome contains:
- a CDS encoding MFS transporter; the encoded protein is MKNFYGWRIVYTLAITNILSYGILYYTFSVFVEPMEHELGWSRAQTSLGASIALLVSGMIAPLLGKWVDRHGARLLMTAGSIFGTLLMFLWANVHNLYLYYLLWALMGLAWGAVLYEVTFTVVSQWFKKNRSKAFLTITLIAGLASTVFIPTATWLRDTLGWREALQVLGVVLGLGTILPHFLVVRRRPEDLGLTVDGLPEESSTSTQATPTLNGKTALKSPVFWWLTVGFTLLACNVVALGAHMVPLLTERGFSSGMVAAAAGGLGLMALPGRAIFAPLSNKMPTLTLTIVTIFLQGLALLVLLNVPGLVGLWTFVVLLGMSNGAATLARASVIAELFDSKSYGVINGTMVAMSSWPKALFPVFIGVLYSVWHGYTPVLWLMAGLSLLACLTVWWAQKSKNQPAALAAGD
- a CDS encoding MFS transporter, producing MGFRAVWQHQPSRNYVSGLFLSSIGDGVQFIANSWLALQLTGSAAGVGWVLFFSSIPTVFLSPFMGVYVDRLNRKNIAVTMDIVRALIILMVPVLYWTHGLQPWHIYLMSFMVAFCDKVFQPATRAMVRDVIPKEQLLHTNSAASIAGQLGTGLGATVSGLLIAAVSAPAAMVLNSVSFLLSAVFLAQLQYHRSQAPVLAKATFKKDLLDGFSYIQNHKNIITVYIINAFLVMSLYTVNVLLVPFTRHQLHLGPEAAGYIDATFALGAVLGGVFIPKMVQQKGRGMVMSAGLITMAFSLLLFSQAGTLWMAMVGYFFIGLSFSVYSLFVTVAQEQVLPEFQGRVHATFNTMFGLLSLVIYLGMGHLSDVLSERYLFVFLGVLVGVASVWSRVTLVRKMRLETV
- the arsL gene encoding arsinothricin biosynthesis radical SAM protein ArsL codes for the protein MLNTLLVSVYEGGYQPITLASAARTIKDAGYPVTILDTYVEGVNEDKLRTPELVVISLPLFDAVHPGIEVARRVRELNKDAHITFIGQHATIHQSRLVGPYGDSAISGDWEEPLLQLIEQLSGKTQHPVIPGLANENTLTLQGTVSPVINRKHFKVPDRTVLPDLKKYPNLQINKLLGAEQVVGSTEMARGCHHKCMYCSVYAAYDGKVGLIPLEVVVEDVQNLMKMGMTHLTFIDADWFNAKHHGIQILRELHSRFPSLTYDITTRVDHILENEHLIPELETLGVRIITSALEFPKEDILRIFNKEITMEQTEQALRVMQKSGIKLNPTFIMYNPWIDVSDLSLFHEWIKKVGLEDIVDPIQFETRLSIYKGSPLLQTREVQQMQLEEHEFHYTWKHQDPWVDELYQASLTPLEDGVFKRCCLKC
- a CDS encoding carboxymuconolactone decarboxylase family protein; translation: MLKMPETTQNQYQHFINEALTSTTLPLREQALIQLTLAIASHNMEEVRQAVLRAKNEGITTAEIEQVTALVVAQHTRRVLGEYGQLQVTEVAESSCCR
- a CDS encoding ATP-grasp domain-containing protein, producing MKTDAIVVLGRRDLTDDLRTILTFNLPVVLLNPHITLQDALLVDWPIEVDLNDEPKAFQALERVRERHHIKTVFTINQYRLTLAAKMREHLGISHGMSVKAAEQSGSKVLTRKVLQEHHLSPIEYRVVTSPAEALKVLPNLTLPVIVKPANDAGSNLVQKCETMEEVWEAVSRIRSQGQNWVNQPFDREILLEEFLEGPEYSVEAASDQSETRIVAITEKHTVGAIEAGHLVPAALNPQDQEAIGQLVVDVLNALGIQDTVTHTEVKLTPQGPRIIEVNSRVGGDHIHELVHHVTGTHLVQLSLHLHLGGTLRDHLPDLPRAPSAMARFLVAEASGVFDYQPEALEHSDQVVGWHLTHLPGRTVKQSTSNYDRLGYFICHGTPDQSALTVAHQVLQDLQLTVKPPQLT
- the arsM gene encoding putative arsinothricin biosynthesis methyltransferase ArsM, with the protein product MTTANAANTVPCCSEENEALSPQMQAIRDFYDAAAAEMDPNYLAGTDKFSPSGPTQRIKDMVLSSSKVRILDIGCGMGTTLLELVDEHTRGLQFIGVDFSTQMIKRAKERAASLGDVLRRKVGFFTADAQELPYMDGQFDFVYSECVYNLVPDRQQALSEVYRVLAVGGVFVYTDFVAYRPVPDVIKNDLTLVSGCRAGSVPMSENMLALENLGFVDFKIENFTEDKNHRYQQMREENETYRQEYEDFKREKPESHQFLEDGIGYYLISAVKR
- a CDS encoding GTP-binding protein, which codes for MSKIKVITLGGFLGAGKTTTAITTIEALREQGIKAVYIANDQGDGLVDRALSETRNVTAGEVTGGCFCCKFEDLMQTIETLVAEHQPEVILAEAVGSCTDLMATVIRPLQQFHQDRFEVAPYTVLLDAQRYQDMKKIIGTKLQYLFAKQLEEAQVVAISKQDVLTDAEIEDLKAQVQVLAPQATVLAFSSVTRKGLPELLSVWTDLNTSLLPGHSLDVDYDTYADAEALLGWVNITAQIQPTEGGFHPHTWSETFFECLKHGIQRNNTIVGHIKIQLSDVLGHTKASLVSTHGSHRYDVQHTGSSDGVSALINARAEASPDDLVRLIQISIQYADETCQTTTEVGDLAAFRPGYPTPVHRIVTEV
- the metK gene encoding methionine adenosyltransferase is translated as MKRFRLYTSESVTEGHPDKVADRISDSILDALIMQDPQSRVAAETLLGRGLVTIAGEVTTRGYVDTARLVRDTLRDIGYDEASFGMDPEQVGVTSLLSSQSPEIASGVNRSWEARNGDTSVFSQRGAGDQGLMFGYATNETEELMPAPLAIAHRITRKLAELRKNRTLPYLRPDGKAQVTLRYHEVAGRLLPHAVDTVVVSTQHSSEVLQSQIERDVIEQVVLPVIPEGLSTQHTQYFINPSGSFILGGPYADAGLTGRKIIVDTYGGAVPHGGGAFSGKDPTKVDRSAAYYARYIAKNLVAAGLADKALVEIAYAIGKARPVSLRVDSYGTGTVSDLDLAHWVEQHFDARPAQIIHELQLERPIYAQTAAYGHFGRPEFPWENTTKRQSLTTAQVIQGEK